A window of Corallococcus macrosporus DSM 14697 contains these coding sequences:
- a CDS encoding acyl-CoA dehydrogenase family protein, translated as MDFDLPESHRALQSSIRDFCERRVKPYAREWDKDEKFPMEVVRELGQLGVMGMLVAEEYGGAAMDSLAVAVAVEEIARYDGSLALTVASHNGLGTSHLRVFGTDAQRQKYLPKLATGEYLGAWGLTEPGSGSDASSMKTTAVRKGDGWVLNGAKMFITQGTVGDVFVVLAVTSPQKRQKGITAFLLEKGLPGFSQRPIHGKLGMRSSDTAELILENVEVPDSARVGELDHGFIDTMKILDRGRITIGALAVGLGRGALEESIGYSRERTAFGQPISEFQGLRWMMADMKTELDAARLLVHRAAKLADEGRPYSQEASMGKLFASEAAMRACNKAVQIHGGYGYTREFPVERYLRDAKLCEIGEGTSEIQRTIIAREIFKGA; from the coding sequence ATGGACTTTGACCTTCCTGAAAGCCATCGCGCCCTGCAGTCCTCCATCCGTGACTTCTGCGAACGGCGGGTGAAGCCGTACGCCCGTGAGTGGGACAAGGACGAGAAGTTCCCCATGGAGGTCGTCCGGGAGCTGGGGCAGCTCGGCGTCATGGGCATGCTGGTCGCCGAGGAGTACGGCGGGGCGGCCATGGACTCGCTCGCCGTGGCGGTGGCGGTGGAGGAGATCGCCCGCTACGACGGCTCGCTGGCGCTGACGGTGGCCAGCCACAACGGCCTGGGCACCAGCCACCTGCGCGTGTTCGGCACGGACGCGCAGCGCCAGAAGTACCTGCCCAAGCTGGCCACGGGTGAGTACCTGGGCGCGTGGGGCCTGACGGAGCCCGGCTCCGGCTCGGACGCGTCCAGCATGAAGACCACGGCCGTGCGCAAGGGCGACGGCTGGGTGCTCAACGGCGCCAAGATGTTCATCACCCAGGGCACGGTGGGTGACGTGTTCGTGGTGCTGGCTGTGACGTCGCCGCAGAAGCGGCAGAAGGGCATCACCGCCTTCCTGCTGGAGAAGGGCCTGCCGGGCTTCAGCCAGCGCCCCATCCACGGGAAGCTGGGCATGCGCTCGTCGGACACGGCCGAGCTCATCCTGGAGAACGTGGAGGTGCCGGACTCGGCGCGCGTGGGTGAGCTGGACCACGGCTTCATCGACACGATGAAGATCCTCGACCGCGGCCGCATCACCATTGGCGCGCTGGCGGTGGGCCTGGGCCGGGGCGCCCTGGAGGAGTCCATTGGCTACTCGCGCGAGCGCACCGCGTTCGGCCAGCCCATCAGCGAGTTCCAGGGCCTGCGCTGGATGATGGCGGACATGAAGACGGAGCTGGACGCGGCCCGGCTGCTGGTCCACCGCGCGGCGAAGCTGGCGGACGAGGGCAGGCCGTACTCGCAGGAGGCCTCCATGGGGAAGCTCTTCGCCTCGGAGGCGGCCATGCGGGCCTGCAACAAGGCCGTGCAGATCCACGGTGGGTATGGATACACCCGCGAGTTCCCCGTCGAGCGCTACCTGCGCGACGCCAAGTTGTGTGAGATCGGCGAGGGAACCAGCGAGATCCAGCGTACAATCATCGCCCGAGAAATCTTCAAAGGGGCTTGA
- the rnc gene encoding ribonuclease III: protein MMRLSGADKMSPSERVQLLESRLGLSFSRMETALEALTHKTYVNETRDKELKDNQRLEFLGDSVVNLAVSHRLMARCPGLPEGDLTKMRARVVNEDGLARVARTIPLGDLLLLGRGELMSGGREKNSVLADALEAVFGAVFLTSGLDAAVTLVDRYFADLLDEVSTGQGRLDYKTLLQELAHERLKLQPRYRVVSESGPEHSKVFEVELVLGETAFARASGRSKKEAEQSAAQATLEKLRQDATCPTSPPPGTPRHDTPA from the coding sequence GTGATGCGTTTGAGTGGTGCGGACAAGATGAGCCCGTCCGAGCGGGTGCAGTTGCTGGAGTCGCGGCTGGGGTTGAGCTTCTCCCGGATGGAGACGGCGCTGGAGGCCCTGACGCACAAGACCTACGTCAACGAGACGCGGGACAAGGAGCTGAAGGACAACCAGCGCCTGGAGTTCCTGGGCGACTCGGTGGTGAACCTGGCCGTCAGCCACCGGCTGATGGCGCGCTGCCCGGGCCTTCCCGAGGGCGACCTGACGAAGATGCGCGCCCGCGTCGTGAACGAGGACGGCCTGGCCCGCGTGGCCCGGACCATCCCGTTGGGGGACCTGCTGCTGCTGGGCCGGGGCGAGCTCATGTCCGGCGGCCGGGAGAAGAACTCCGTCCTGGCGGACGCGCTGGAGGCCGTCTTCGGCGCGGTGTTCCTCACCAGCGGCCTGGACGCCGCGGTGACGCTGGTGGACCGGTACTTCGCGGACCTGCTGGACGAGGTTTCCACCGGCCAGGGGCGGCTGGACTACAAGACGCTGCTCCAGGAGCTGGCCCACGAGCGGCTCAAGCTCCAGCCGCGCTACCGCGTGGTGTCGGAGTCCGGTCCGGAACACTCCAAGGTGTTCGAGGTGGAGCTGGTGCTGGGGGAGACGGCCTTCGCCCGGGCCTCCGGCCGGAGCAAGAAGGAGGCGGAGCAGTCCGCCGCGCAGGCGACGCTGGAGAAGCTGCGCCAGGACGCCACCTGTCCCACCTCCCCCCCGCCCGGAACGCCACGACACGACACCCCGGCGTGA